The Desulfurella amilsii genome segment CCATTTAAACACTATAATGCAAAGTTCAACAGGATATTATCAAAACTCAATGAATCAAAGTCTCAAGAGGTATTGGAGTGGGGAACTTCTAAAACAAATACAAAGTATCCATTAAAGTATACTCAAAGAGGCAAAGACATAAATAAATTCATATCGTTCTTATACTTCAAAAGAAACAAATACTTTTATGATCAATTCCACAAAATTTCAAAACGCATTGTGGAGTTTTTGCATCTCAACAATGTAACAGACCTTTGCTTATCTAAAAACCTTGCAGAACTTAAAAACAATGGGGAATGTAAATTAAGCAAATCAGTAAAGCAGGGTTTCATCCAAATACCTTTTATAAAGCTTTTAAAAAACATTGAATATAAAGCACAGGAGGTGGGTATAAATGTTTACTGGATAGATGAAGCGTATTCTTCTAAATCAAGCTGTATATCAGATGACATAATCAGCATACAGCTGAATAAGCCCAAATCAACTAATGCTTTCAATGGAAAGCGTGTTGAGAGAGGGCTGTTTTTAGACACAGTAATATCTAAAATATTCAATGCTGATATTAACGGGGCAGTAAACCACATTAAGATTGCAGCAGCAAAAAGCTTTGAGTGGCTAAAAAACAGCTTATTTAAGCTTTGCAACCCAATAAAAATAAAAAGCGACTACGAATTCTGCAAGTTCCTAAAAAACATGCAGAATAGTGTGTCGGGTAAGTCTGTGCTTTGGGCAAACCAAAGCACAGAAGCGTCGGGGTCTACTTGAGTAAGTTTTTGACAGAAAATGGTAGATGTAAGTCGACGGATCAACGATTTAAGACTGGAAAAAGGCAAAATAAAGCTACGAGAAGATGATAAAAGCTTTTTCTATTTCAGTTA includes the following:
- a CDS encoding IS200/IS605 family accessory protein TnpB-related protein, which codes for PFKHYNAKFNRILSKLNESKSQEVLEWGTSKTNTKYPLKYTQRGKDINKFISFLYFKRNKYFYDQFHKISKRIVEFLHLNNVTDLCLSKNLAELKNNGECKLSKSVKQGFIQIPFIKLLKNIEYKAQEVGINVYWIDEAYSSKSSCISDDIISIQLNKPKSTNAFNGKRVERGLFLDTVISKIFNADINGAVNHIKIAAAKSFEWLKNSLFKLCNPIKIKSDYEFCKFLKNMQNSVSGKSVLWANQSTEASGST